The Felis catus isolate Fca126 chromosome C2, F.catus_Fca126_mat1.0, whole genome shotgun sequence genomic sequence AAGCTCTTGTTTCTGAGTAACATTGTGGATATTAGGGGATaggtcattctttttatttaatgcacATTTTAGTTCAAAATGGGTCATACCCAGGCATCAGCCTCAGTTGTTTTCTCTGACAGTTATATGCAGTTACGCATGTTGGCCTCTCAATGCACATcatggagctttttaaaaaaaattttttttaatgtttattttttgagagagagggagagacagagtgtgagcaggaaaggggcagagagagagggagacatagaattcaaagcaggctccaggctctgagctgtcagcacagagcccaatatggggctcgaacccaagaaccatgagatcatgacctgagctgaagttggaacgCTCAattgactaagtcacccaggtgccctcatcatGGAGCCTTTTGAGTGACAGGATAAGTGTAGTGGAATCCCTTTGATgggggtttaaatcctggctctgccacttataaGCCATGTGGACAAGTGGCTAACTCTAAGCTTtggtttcctcctttgtacaCACCCCCTGTGGTGGTTGTGGAGacaacataagaaaatatatgaaaacatctGCAAAGAGCCTGGTATATACCATGTCATCAACAAGTGGGAGTTTGCTTTTCTTACGGTGACCTGCTCACCACTGGCCTTTGTCAAGAGGCTCTGCGTGGTATATGGAAGGGCAATTTCAGGCCACTCCCAATCCAAGAAGGGGAGATTTTACACTTCATCAGGGACCGTGACTAGCTGTCTCAGCATGAAGAAGGTGCTCTTACTGGTAGTATGAAGGTCTTACCTGTAACAGCTCATCAATAGCTGTCAGCATGTTTTGATCCAGAAAGATCTGCCTTTTAGGATCCATTAACAGCTTTGCATTCATGGCCTTGAACTCCACCTGGTACATCTTCAAGTCCTCATAGATACTGCTAAGGCACAGGGTCTAAGTGATATGACAAAACGGGAAGGAACCATTGAGATGAGCTAAAAATGTCTCCCTCCCCGCCACCATTGCATTTGAGGAAAGGAAGAGTTTTGTATCTTACCGTCATAAAAGAGGTCTTTCTGGAGGCCAGGCAACTCCCattctagaagaaaagataatgaGACATCAATGATATGAATTCATCATATGAGCTAAAACCTTTGATTTTCGGACTTACAGTTATCAGAGAGATCTCTCTGGAAGCCAGGCAACTCTcattctagaggaaaaaaaacatatcaaaGATATTAATTCTCAATATacattttccttacttttcttctcaaacatctttttattgtggtaaaaaacatataacataaaatttgccaccTTAACTATTCTTAAGTGTAAAGTTTAATAGTGTTAAATATATTCTCATTGTTGTAGAAAacgtatttgttttatatatatatttttcaagtccAACTTCTGAAGTGGGACCTGTTAAAGTCTCACGATGATGGAGACCTGAAACATGCACATTTTTAGAAGAAGATGAGGTTTGATGCACAGCTCTTCACTGTATTACATACTTTGAGAAGAAAATCAACAATACCATGGTTAATTCCAGTGGTAAGCAGGCCTCCACTGTGCTGGTTTTATCTTTTGTGATATCTTCATGATCAATCTCTTCGGAAGTGCAGGAGTAAAATTCTAGAGTTTGTCTGGCCTGTAAAAAACAAAGAGCAACCCGGTTTATAATATTAATAAGGGACCTGGATTCCTATGAGGCTGGCACCCCACGGGGCCAGCAAGGTGAGAGCTGGCTGTCCTTGCCATCCATCTCTTTGACCTGCAGGAAATTTGGGATCTTCTTAAGACAAAAGGAAACCAGATATTtacattctccctccctccctcctctctcccttcgcTTAGGACATGTTTCTCTGGATGATGTGTTTTTCCATTATGTAAACACTATAAATCATTTCAACAGGCTGTGCTAATCAGCATCCACACCACGCTGTGACACTTGCTTCTGGTGAaaacagtttttggttttttccttttgccaaaGGACCTGTGTTTTATGAACATCCTTTTCAAGTATAACTTGTAAAGGCGGAACTGGTGAGGTCACAACTTGAGGGATATAACGAACATGTAACCCTAAAGACAAGCGGAGATTTAATTTGcggtacatacacacacacaaacgcacagATGTCACCCTACAAGCATGTTGGAAAGCACTGTTGAATGTAACTATGAAACTTATCTAAGAAGTCAGTAAATCTGGTTGAAGATTGACatcatttttccattcatcaaGCCTCACGTGTGCAAGTAGAGTCCTGCCTCTTATCGGTGCCTTTGCTTCCTTGGTTTCCGTTACCTGCCGCCAGCAACCATGGTCCGGAAGTAGACGATCTTCCGATACACGGTCAAAAGGTTCATAGTAGCCTAACACTGTGTCACAGTGCCCGTCATTCACTTCGCTTCATCTCATCACATGGGCATTTTTATCATCTCACCTCATCataagaagggtgagtacagtacagtaagaGATttagagagagaccacattcacgtaACTTATTATAATACAttgtaattgttctattttattattagctattattgttaatctcttatcaTAGTTATGTGTGtagaggaaaaaacatagtataggGTTCGGTATGGTCTGCAGTTTCAGACATCCActggggggtcttggaacatatccccctTGGATAAGGGGGTACTTACTGTACTAAGGAACATGACAAAGAAGAGGACTGTGTTATGTTATGCCCCCTTAGGATCCCAAGTTCAGCTGCAGAGACAGCAAAGCGCCCAATGATTAGGAGTCATGTCAGCAGGTGAGAAGTGCTGAGAAGGGTATGAAGGCTTCACCAGTGATGGGACATCTGCATTAAGTGGATTAGAAGACTGAcaggcaaaggagagagaatttcaggcagagggaactgcaTGAACCATCATCAAGGCTTGAGATACAGAACATGTTGCCCCATCCCCCAGGTCCCTCTCCATTTCCCAACCCCTGGAACCTGAGAATATGTTACACGGTCAAGGGGAATTAAGGTTGGTGATGAAAtgaaggttgctaatcagctgaccttaaataGGGAGgttatcttggattatctgggtgagTCCAATGGAATTGCTGCATTGTTATAAAT encodes the following:
- the IL12A gene encoding interleukin-12 subunit alpha isoform X1 — its product is MCPPRGLLLVTILVLLNHLDHLSLARNLPTPTPSPGMFQCLNHSQTLLRAISNTLQKARQTLEFYSCTSEEIDHEDITKDKTSTVEACLPLELTMNESCLASREISLITNGSCLASRKTSFMTTLCLSSIYEDLKMYQVEFKAMNAKLLMDPKRQIFLDQNMLTAIDELLQVLQGKCFLPSSHPLQLSRFLPNPYAR
- the IL12A gene encoding interleukin-12 subunit alpha precursor (The RefSeq protein has 1 substitution compared to this genomic sequence) gives rise to the protein MCPPRGLLLVTILVLLNHLDHLSLARNLPTPTPSPGMFQCLNHSQTLLRAISNTLQKARQTLEFYPCTSEEIDHEDITKDKTSTVEACLPLELTMNESCLASREISLITNGSCLASRKTSFMTTLCLSSIYEDLKMYQVEFKAMNAKLLMDPKRQIFLDQNMLTAIDELLQALNVNSVTVPQNSSLEEPDFYKTKIKLCILLHAFRIRAVTINRMMSYLNSS